In Pseudomonas sp. PDM14, a genomic segment contains:
- a CDS encoding TonB-dependent receptor, translating into MHTRRLTARRAGFTISALTLAIVATPLWAQEATEHVNVVGQAASIDEALKEQRRSDSVESVVHADGVAQLPDQNAAEAVQRLPGVSVERDQGEGRFVSVRGLGPDLNAVTINGTLVPSPESDRRAVALDVLPAELVQSLTVVKTLTPDMDANSLGGTIEVESLSAFDHKGLFYTGSVEGSYDENTEQTSPKFSGAISDRFSLGDGTDNFGVAAALSWQERDFGSDNVETGGDWDFEDGARLQSLEQRDYAITRERSGFGLNFDYQPDDLSSYYLRTLYSRFKDTETRNAAGVEFADAQLPGETGDAEGFRELKDREETQEIQSYVLGGERLFGQWTLNGQVGYSKSSQDTPGHIGGAVFEGNDDFSGIGFGNSRKPRLIAGSDFYDPANFSLTEVEWAEENTNDTEKNIKLDLARDYELSGYAAQAKFGGKLSRREKDNDTDIWTYEDLDTVFSDAQLGMDRFTKGRVDYALGNFGPGLSAGAVENLIGGLDRSDYYNEEESRVNDFDMSEDINAAYLMNTLDIDDWRIIAGVRYEGTEFEAKGTGLRDGDYEAIEADSDYHHWLPGLHVRYSLNKDTQLRFAWTNAVVRPTFGQLAPGFVIDGDEASFGNPTLDPLESSNFDLGIEHYLGRAGVVSAFVFYKDIEHFIYNADLAGTGEWATFAEANTFANGDSAKLYGLELAYSQKFDWLPAPWNGLLLGANATFSRSDASISGFDVDSGRNLERDIDLPFQSDSVGNLMLGWENDKLSLRLSANYKSDYLYEVAGLDDKAHDLHVDDQVFVDFAAGYFLTKNLQLRFEAQNLTDESYYVYTGSRAYNAQYEEYGPTYKLGLTFTHF; encoded by the coding sequence ATGCACACTCGTCGTCTTACCGCCCGCCGTGCGGGCTTCACCATCAGCGCCCTGACGCTGGCCATCGTCGCCACACCGCTGTGGGCGCAGGAAGCCACCGAGCACGTCAACGTGGTCGGCCAGGCCGCGAGCATCGACGAAGCGCTCAAGGAGCAGCGCCGTTCCGACAGCGTGGAAAGCGTGGTGCATGCCGACGGCGTGGCCCAGCTGCCCGACCAGAATGCCGCCGAAGCGGTGCAGCGCCTGCCGGGTGTCAGCGTCGAGCGCGACCAGGGTGAAGGCCGCTTCGTCAGCGTGCGTGGCCTGGGCCCGGACCTCAACGCCGTGACCATCAACGGCACGCTGGTGCCCTCGCCGGAAAGCGACCGCCGTGCCGTCGCCCTCGACGTGCTGCCGGCCGAACTGGTGCAGTCGCTGACCGTGGTCAAGACCCTGACCCCGGACATGGACGCCAACTCCCTCGGTGGCACCATCGAGGTGGAAAGCCTGTCGGCCTTCGACCACAAGGGCCTGTTCTACACCGGCTCGGTCGAAGGCAGCTACGACGAGAACACCGAGCAGACCAGCCCGAAATTCTCCGGCGCGATCAGCGACCGCTTCAGCCTCGGCGACGGCACCGACAACTTCGGCGTGGCCGCCGCGCTGAGCTGGCAGGAACGCGACTTCGGCTCGGACAACGTCGAGACCGGCGGTGACTGGGATTTCGAGGACGGCGCCCGCCTGCAGTCGCTGGAGCAGCGCGACTACGCCATCACCCGTGAGCGCAGCGGTTTCGGCCTCAACTTCGACTACCAGCCGGATGACCTCTCCAGCTACTACCTGCGCACCCTCTACAGCCGCTTCAAGGACACCGAGACACGCAATGCCGCCGGCGTCGAATTCGCCGACGCGCAGCTGCCGGGCGAGACCGGCGATGCCGAAGGCTTCCGCGAGCTGAAGGACCGCGAGGAAACCCAGGAGATCCAGTCCTACGTGCTCGGCGGCGAACGCCTGTTCGGCCAGTGGACGCTCAATGGCCAGGTCGGCTACAGCAAGTCCAGCCAGGACACGCCGGGGCACATCGGCGGCGCGGTATTCGAGGGCAACGACGATTTCAGCGGCATTGGTTTCGGCAACAGCCGCAAGCCGCGCCTGATCGCCGGCAGCGACTTCTACGACCCGGCCAACTTCAGCCTCACCGAAGTCGAGTGGGCCGAGGAGAACACCAACGACACCGAGAAGAACATCAAGCTCGACCTGGCCCGTGACTACGAGCTGAGCGGTTACGCAGCCCAGGCGAAGTTCGGCGGCAAGCTCAGCCGCCGCGAGAAGGACAACGACACCGACATCTGGACCTACGAGGACCTCGATACGGTCTTCAGCGATGCCCAGCTGGGTATGGACCGGTTCACCAAGGGGCGCGTCGACTACGCCCTCGGCAACTTCGGTCCGGGCCTGTCGGCCGGGGCGGTGGAGAACCTCATCGGCGGCCTCGACCGCAGCGACTACTACAACGAGGAAGAGTCGCGGGTGAACGACTTCGACATGAGCGAAGACATCAACGCCGCCTACCTGATGAACACCCTGGACATCGACGACTGGCGCATCATCGCCGGCGTGCGTTACGAGGGCACCGAGTTCGAAGCCAAGGGCACCGGCCTGCGCGATGGCGACTACGAAGCCATCGAAGCCGACAGCGACTACCACCACTGGCTGCCCGGCCTGCACGTGCGCTACAGCCTGAACAAGGACACCCAGCTGCGTTTCGCCTGGACCAACGCGGTGGTGCGCCCAACCTTCGGCCAGCTGGCGCCGGGCTTCGTCATCGACGGCGACGAAGCCAGCTTCGGCAACCCGACCCTCGACCCGCTGGAATCGAGCAACTTCGACCTCGGCATCGAGCACTACCTGGGCCGCGCCGGCGTGGTCTCCGCCTTCGTGTTCTACAAGGACATCGAGCACTTCATCTACAACGCCGACCTTGCCGGTACCGGCGAATGGGCCACCTTCGCCGAGGCCAACACCTTCGCCAACGGCGACAGCGCCAAGCTCTACGGCCTGGAGCTGGCCTACTCGCAGAAATTCGACTGGCTGCCGGCGCCGTGGAACGGCCTGCTGCTGGGCGCCAACGCCACCTTCAGCCGCTCCGACGCGAGCATCTCCGGTTTCGACGTCGACAGCGGGCGCAACCTGGAACGCGATATCGACCTGCCGTTCCAGTCCGACAGCGTCGGCAACCTGATGCTCGGCTGGGAGAACGACAAACTCAGCCTGCGCCTGTCGGCCAACTACAAGTCCGACTACCTCTACGAGGTCGCCGGCCTCGACGACAAGGCGCACGACCTGCACGTCGACGACCAGGTGTTCGTCGACTTCGCCGCCGGCTACTTCCTGACCAAGAACCTGCAGCTCAGGTTCGAGGCGCAGAACCTCACCGACGAGAGCTACTACGTCTACACCGGCAGCCGCGCCTACAACGCCCAGTACGAAGAGTACGGCCCGACCTACAAGCTCGGCCTGACCTTCACGCATTTCTAG
- a CDS encoding phytase, with protein sequence MNSFFPRSLLFTALLLALSGCEELASPAAAAAKPSLTLSPWGGSAKAKAEDLRFLPAGAPNELRLAASERNGLLLLDADGKQLAQLPGSYSGLDSRLVGQQLLVASLDNATQQATLVTLDPASRQWGQPQQLPARDFALAGLCLYRDDARNLYLFVIGEDGHGEQWLVGAGEQLNTEARRVRGLPLPPEAEYCQVDDAASLLFVNEESVGLWAFAAHPEADVARRPVDMQQPFGSLKASAGAMAALPGGLLALDPGSAELHLYQQQEDTWRAVASLPLPGLEEPERLDVRVTAKGLDVLVQDDASGRVYQGELNWAPQPVALPPVLPSVAALRQSEPVGRHGDAADDPAIWIHPAQPQLSRVLGTNKKQGLLAYDLDGTLLQELPVGRLNNVDVRPNFRMGEQLVDLAVASNRDHNSISLFAIDRASGELREAGEIRTPLKEIYGICLFQPASGELYAFANGKDGSFLQYRLSAPDGKVQGELVRRFEVQSQPEGCVADDQRQRLFLGEEDAGVWAVDARADGPTELHAVMKVGDVLKADVEGLGLYQSAHQDYLVISSQGNDSYVVLDAEPPYALKGALRVGLNGALGIDGASETDGLEVTSANLGGAWSDGMLVVQDGRKRMPEQTQNFKFVPWSDVAQALKLE encoded by the coding sequence ATGAATTCATTCTTTCCCCGCAGCCTGCTGTTCACCGCGCTGCTCCTGGCCCTGAGCGGTTGCGAGGAGCTGGCCAGCCCGGCTGCCGCCGCGGCCAAGCCGAGCCTGACGCTGAGTCCCTGGGGCGGTTCGGCGAAGGCCAAGGCCGAAGACCTGCGCTTCCTGCCGGCTGGCGCCCCGAACGAGCTGCGCCTGGCGGCCAGCGAGCGCAATGGCCTGTTGCTGCTGGATGCCGACGGCAAGCAGCTGGCGCAACTGCCGGGCAGCTACAGCGGCCTCGACAGCCGCCTTGTCGGTCAACAACTGTTGGTCGCCAGCCTGGACAACGCCACCCAGCAAGCCACCCTGGTCACCCTCGACCCGGCATCGCGCCAGTGGGGCCAGCCGCAACAGTTACCGGCGCGCGACTTCGCTCTGGCCGGGCTGTGCCTGTACCGCGACGACGCTCGGAACCTCTACCTGTTCGTCATCGGTGAAGACGGCCACGGCGAGCAGTGGCTGGTGGGTGCCGGCGAGCAGCTGAATACCGAGGCGCGTCGCGTGCGCGGCCTGCCGCTGCCGCCCGAGGCCGAGTACTGCCAGGTCGACGATGCCGCCAGCCTGCTCTTCGTCAACGAGGAAAGCGTCGGCCTGTGGGCGTTTGCCGCGCACCCGGAAGCCGATGTGGCCCGCCGTCCGGTAGACATGCAGCAGCCGTTCGGCAGCCTCAAGGCCAGCGCCGGCGCCATGGCCGCGCTGCCCGGCGGCCTGCTGGCACTGGACCCCGGCAGCGCCGAACTGCACCTCTACCAGCAACAGGAAGATACCTGGCGCGCGGTGGCCAGCCTGCCGCTGCCGGGCCTGGAAGAACCGGAGCGTCTCGACGTACGCGTTACTGCAAAAGGCCTGGACGTGCTGGTGCAGGACGATGCCAGCGGGCGTGTCTACCAAGGCGAACTGAACTGGGCACCGCAGCCGGTGGCGCTGCCGCCCGTGCTGCCTAGCGTCGCTGCATTGCGCCAGAGCGAGCCGGTCGGTCGCCACGGCGATGCCGCCGATGACCCGGCGATCTGGATTCACCCCGCGCAGCCGCAGTTGTCCCGCGTGCTCGGCACCAACAAGAAACAGGGCCTGCTGGCTTACGACCTCGACGGCACGCTGCTGCAGGAATTGCCTGTCGGCCGCCTGAACAACGTCGACGTGCGCCCCAACTTTCGCATGGGCGAGCAGCTCGTCGACCTGGCCGTGGCCAGCAACCGCGATCACAACAGCATCAGCCTGTTCGCCATCGACCGCGCCAGCGGCGAGCTGCGCGAGGCCGGCGAGATCCGCACGCCGCTCAAGGAGATCTACGGCATCTGCCTGTTCCAGCCGGCCAGCGGCGAGCTGTACGCCTTCGCCAATGGCAAGGACGGCAGCTTCCTGCAGTACCGCCTGAGCGCGCCGGACGGCAAGGTGCAGGGTGAGCTGGTGCGCCGCTTCGAGGTGCAGAGCCAACCCGAGGGCTGTGTGGCCGACGACCAGCGCCAGCGCCTGTTCCTCGGCGAGGAGGACGCCGGCGTGTGGGCCGTGGATGCCCGCGCCGATGGCCCGACCGAGCTGCACGCGGTGATGAAGGTCGGCGATGTGCTCAAGGCCGATGTCGAGGGCCTGGGCCTGTACCAGTCCGCCCACCAGGACTACCTGGTGATCTCCAGCCAGGGCAACGACAGCTATGTGGTGCTCGACGCCGAGCCGCCCTATGCGCTCAAGGGCGCCTTGCGCGTCGGCCTCAACGGCGCGCTGGGCATCGACGGCGCCTCGGAAACCGACGGACTGGAAGTGACCTCGGCCAACCTCGGTGGCGCCTGGAGCGACGGCATGCTGGTGGTGCAGGACGGCCGCAAGCGCATGCCCGAGCAGACGCAGAACTTCAAGTTCGTGCCCTGGAGCGATGTGGCCCAGGCGCTGAAGCTGGAGTGA
- the tolQ gene encoding protein TolQ: protein MHATLEQMTVWSLVNDASLLVKLVMLILLGASLASWYLIIQRSLLLGRSERLAKDFLRRFRQGGDLTQLYREGRAEADGDAALERIFRAGFDEYAQLQRQPGASPEAVIDGVERSLLVAISEQEERLEKGLPFLATVGSVSPYIGLFGTVWGIMNSFIGLSQVQQATLSTVAPGIAEALIATAIGLFAAIPAVIAYNRFAARVATLSTRFYAFGNELQGRLQRRLQMTPNLAQAA from the coding sequence ATGCACGCCACCCTCGAACAGATGACTGTTTGGAGCCTGGTCAACGACGCCAGCCTGCTGGTCAAACTGGTCATGTTGATCCTGCTCGGCGCCTCGCTCGCCAGCTGGTACCTGATCATCCAGCGCAGCCTGCTGCTCGGCCGCAGCGAGCGTCTGGCCAAGGATTTCCTGCGCCGCTTCCGCCAGGGGGGCGACCTCACCCAGCTGTACCGCGAGGGCCGTGCCGAGGCCGATGGTGACGCCGCGCTGGAGCGTATCTTCCGTGCCGGCTTCGACGAGTACGCGCAGCTGCAGCGCCAGCCGGGCGCTTCGCCTGAAGCGGTGATCGACGGCGTCGAGCGCAGCCTGCTGGTGGCCATCTCCGAGCAGGAAGAGCGCCTGGAAAAGGGCCTGCCGTTTCTCGCCACGGTCGGTTCGGTGAGCCCCTACATCGGCCTGTTCGGCACCGTGTGGGGGATCATGAACTCCTTCATCGGCCTGTCCCAGGTGCAGCAGGCGACGCTCTCCACCGTGGCGCCGGGCATCGCCGAGGCGCTGATCGCCACCGCCATCGGCCTGTTCGCGGCGATCCCCGCGGTGATCGCCTACAACCGCTTTGCCGCCCGCGTGGCCACCCTCAGCACGCGCTTCTACGCCTTCGGCAACGAGCTGCAGGGTCGCCTGCAACGGCGCCTGCAGATGACCCCGAACCTGGCCCAGGCCGCCTGA
- the tolR gene encoding protein TolR, translating to MRKPHKTHAPKAEMNVVPYIDVMLVLLVIFMVTAPMLTQGVKIELPKVAAEALPSDSQQQVLTLSVQADGGYYWNLGSELDTQGRTDSAVNLEEMSAKVGALIAARGDTQVYIRADGAADYATVIAGMAALQRGGVSNLGLITEAPQ from the coding sequence ATGCGCAAGCCGCACAAGACCCACGCGCCCAAGGCCGAAATGAATGTGGTGCCCTACATCGACGTGATGCTGGTGCTGCTGGTGATCTTCATGGTCACCGCGCCGATGCTCACCCAGGGCGTGAAGATCGAGCTGCCCAAGGTGGCCGCCGAGGCGTTGCCCAGCGACAGCCAGCAACAGGTGCTGACCCTCTCGGTGCAGGCCGATGGCGGCTACTACTGGAACCTCGGCAGCGAGCTGGACACCCAGGGCCGCACCGACAGCGCGGTGAACCTGGAGGAGATGAGCGCCAAGGTCGGCGCGCTGATCGCCGCGCGCGGCGATACCCAGGTGTACATCCGCGCCGATGGCGCCGCCGACTACGCCACGGTGATCGCCGGCATGGCCGCCTTGCAGCGCGGCGGGGTGAGCAACCTGGGGCTGATCACCGAGGCGCCGCAGTGA
- a CDS encoding energy transducer TonB has translation MPQSAPFDLQLPSAAWLRNAGAAGVALALHAIVLGLLLAQWSVHAPPAPQVRTLTTQLIALAPPAPPAPPQPEVSAPPPVPVEPLPPVVAPTPDPRIEQRQLEQAALARKRVEQREIEQQRQRDLEQVQRRQAEEQARQRVQAQQLAQQRQQAEAAAERARQAELAAASRPYQPIAKEAPDYPDRALDKGIEGDCTVRYRVSPQGRVEDPQVVGDCHPLFVRPSLAAARTFRYQPRLVDGQAVAVPDVKNTFHYRIE, from the coding sequence ATGCCGCAGAGCGCGCCCTTCGACCTGCAATTGCCGTCCGCCGCCTGGCTGCGCAACGCCGGTGCGGCGGGCGTGGCACTGGCGCTGCACGCCATCGTCCTCGGTCTGTTGCTGGCGCAGTGGTCGGTGCATGCGCCGCCAGCGCCGCAGGTGCGCACGCTGACCACGCAGCTGATTGCCCTGGCCCCGCCAGCGCCTCCCGCACCGCCGCAGCCCGAGGTGAGCGCGCCGCCACCGGTCCCGGTTGAGCCGCTGCCGCCCGTGGTCGCGCCGACGCCCGATCCGCGCATCGAGCAGCGTCAGCTGGAGCAGGCCGCCCTGGCACGCAAACGCGTGGAGCAGCGCGAGATCGAGCAGCAGCGCCAGCGTGACCTCGAACAAGTGCAGCGCCGCCAGGCCGAGGAGCAGGCTCGTCAGCGCGTGCAGGCGCAGCAACTGGCCCAGCAACGCCAGCAGGCCGAAGCCGCTGCCGAGCGTGCGCGCCAGGCCGAACTCGCCGCCGCGAGTCGCCCCTACCAGCCCATCGCCAAGGAAGCCCCGGACTACCCGGATCGCGCCCTGGACAAGGGCATCGAGGGTGATTGCACGGTGCGCTACCGGGTCAGCCCGCAAGGTCGCGTGGAAGACCCGCAGGTGGTCGGCGACTGCCATCCGCTGTTCGTCCGCCCATCCCTCGCTGCGGCGCGCACCTTCCGCTACCAGCCGCGCCTGGTCGACGGTCAGGCCGTAGCCGTGCCCGACGTGAAGAACACCTTCCACTACCGCATCGAATGA
- a CDS encoding PhoX family protein: MSNDHSRFHRSLEAHDDIAINPSANRALDQLVDPARRNVLKGGLTLAALGFFAGGIGACSRATASPLLGFKGVPVQIDPQFDRVLVAEGYRATPFFSWGDPVEGGAPAWNPDASDDWQAQLKQAGDNHDGMDFFAFPGERDRGLLVMNHEYVNPPLHPSGQIDQSRPRPLDEVRKEQAAHGVSVIEVKQGADGQWQRVLDSPYNRRISMFTAMRIAGPLAGHAAMQTVADPQGLEVLGTLNNCATGITPWGTFLTCEENWHNYFINRDTADYAQRVSHKRYGLASSGTSKNYAWETADPRFDATPDAAQAHGGYVNEPHRFGWVVEIDPFDPQAQPIKRTAFGRFSRECAALALGEDGRMAFYSGDDAKGEYVYKFVPAGRFDAANPRASRDLLDNGTLYVARFDADGAGRWLALVHGENGLTAANGFANQEEVLLNARAAADQAGATPMDRPEWAAVNPQTREVYVALTNNDGRGSKQALDKANPRPQNLHGQILRFNEREADPTATAFTWELFLLAGEAKGARDAAGQAVPAHLTGTINGDLFSSPDGLAFDAAGRLWIQTDYDDIEAPMQAMGCNQLLCADTQTREVRRFLVGPRGCEVTGLAWSPDGKAMWANIQHPGISFPASDGISRPRSTTVLITKNDGGVIGS; this comes from the coding sequence ATGAGCAACGACCACAGCCGTTTTCACCGCAGCCTGGAAGCCCACGACGACATCGCCATCAACCCCAGCGCCAACCGTGCCCTGGACCAGCTGGTCGACCCGGCGCGGCGCAACGTGCTCAAGGGCGGCCTGACCCTCGCCGCACTGGGCTTCTTCGCCGGTGGCATCGGCGCCTGCAGCCGCGCCACGGCCAGCCCGCTGCTCGGCTTCAAGGGCGTGCCGGTGCAGATCGACCCGCAGTTCGACCGCGTGCTGGTCGCCGAGGGTTATCGCGCCACGCCGTTCTTCTCCTGGGGCGACCCGGTGGAAGGTGGCGCCCCCGCATGGAACCCGGACGCCAGCGATGATTGGCAGGCGCAGCTCAAGCAGGCCGGCGACAACCATGACGGCATGGATTTCTTCGCCTTCCCCGGTGAGCGCGATCGTGGCTTGCTGGTGATGAACCACGAGTACGTCAACCCGCCGCTGCACCCCTCCGGGCAGATCGACCAGAGCCGTCCGCGGCCACTCGACGAAGTGCGCAAGGAACAGGCGGCGCATGGCGTATCGGTGATCGAGGTGAAGCAGGGCGCCGACGGCCAGTGGCAGCGGGTGCTGGACTCGCCCTACAACCGGCGCATCAGCATGTTCACTGCCATGCGCATCGCCGGGCCGCTGGCCGGGCATGCGGCGATGCAGACCGTGGCCGACCCGCAGGGCCTGGAAGTGCTCGGCACCCTGAACAACTGCGCCACCGGCATCACGCCCTGGGGCACCTTCCTCACCTGCGAGGAGAACTGGCACAACTACTTCATCAACCGCGATACGGCGGACTATGCCCAGCGTGTGTCGCACAAGCGCTACGGCCTGGCCAGCAGCGGTACGAGCAAGAACTACGCCTGGGAAACCGCCGACCCGCGCTTCGACGCCACCCCCGATGCGGCGCAGGCCCACGGCGGCTACGTCAACGAGCCGCATCGCTTCGGCTGGGTGGTCGAGATCGATCCCTTCGACCCGCAGGCGCAGCCGATCAAACGCACCGCCTTCGGCCGTTTCAGCCGTGAATGCGCGGCACTGGCGCTGGGCGAGGACGGGCGCATGGCGTTCTACTCGGGCGACGACGCCAAGGGCGAGTACGTCTACAAGTTCGTCCCGGCCGGGCGTTTCGACGCGGCCAACCCCAGGGCCAGCCGCGATTTGCTCGACAACGGCACGTTGTACGTCGCGCGCTTCGATGCCGACGGCGCCGGCCGGTGGCTGGCGCTGGTGCATGGCGAGAACGGCCTGACCGCGGCCAACGGTTTCGCCAACCAGGAAGAGGTGCTGCTCAACGCCCGCGCCGCTGCCGACCAGGCTGGCGCCACGCCGATGGACCGCCCGGAGTGGGCGGCGGTCAACCCGCAGACCCGCGAGGTCTACGTGGCGCTGACCAACAACGACGGCCGCGGCAGCAAGCAGGCGCTGGACAAGGCCAACCCGCGTCCGCAGAACCTGCACGGGCAGATCCTGCGCTTCAACGAACGAGAGGCTGACCCCACGGCGACGGCCTTCACCTGGGAGCTGTTCCTGCTCGCCGGTGAAGCCAAGGGCGCCCGCGATGCGGCGGGGCAAGCCGTGCCGGCGCACCTCACCGGCACCATCAACGGTGATCTGTTCTCCTCGCCCGATGGCTTGGCGTTCGACGCAGCGGGGCGCCTGTGGATCCAGACCGACTACGACGACATCGAGGCGCCGATGCAGGCGATGGGCTGCAACCAGCTGCTCTGCGCCGACACACAGACCCGCGAGGTGCGCCGCTTCCTGGTCGGCCCGCGCGGCTGCGAAGTCACCGGCCTGGCCTGGAGCCCGGACGGCAAGGCGATGTGGGCCAACATCCAGCACCCGGGTATCAGCTTCCCGGCCAGCGACGGCATCTCGCGCCCGCGCTCGACCACGGTGCTGATCACCAAGAACGACGGCGGCGTGATCGGCAGCTGA
- a CDS encoding S8/S53 family peptidase produces the protein MLSRIVLTTLFIVASSLAQGETAPPSDALRITQLQRCGDLLQQHAQDFCLKAQGVQDGDLRVLLGGTPLAAEQIRRDGQSLFLHIEAQQAKSAPLWLEQGEQASNPVWLSLNRSQVLAAGPDEVAKNMDGLTTYVDLISLLIEESHDGLEESRRLAERYGAQVVGAIPPLNIYQLRIPAKNLVERDALILRLGSEVSVDAVIVEESAPEKGEESERDKVPSKPSEDEWAANRFIDAVNFYQRRIPAKQSPIETKPVRIGVIERNVDFDAPDFADYLGACNGEQRTCLYARDSDKPDNHGSTVAGILAARWGKGGNTGFLRGLDKAGPGFEVIVERNSDAGITANIAASVNLVEDGVRVLNWSWGIHRVGAKNIEGDEVDSLVRSGIAMSGYEELLEEFFLWLRREHPDVVVVNSAGNGSSFSGSDEYRLPSSFITDQLFVVGGHQRSQEAGVGIDDPDYVIKRSSSNIDMRVDITASACARASTLEEDEEGESHCGTSYATPMVTGVIAAMLSINPRLQPDQLRMLLRRSAMTIGGDYDFEPMDAEDLTAPILPSERNYELNNKDVGRSARLDMQKAIDLAVQSRDRVR, from the coding sequence GTGCTGTCGCGCATCGTCCTGACCACCCTGTTCATCGTCGCCAGCTCCCTCGCCCAGGGCGAGACCGCCCCGCCCAGCGACGCCCTGCGCATCACCCAGCTGCAACGCTGTGGCGACCTGCTGCAACAGCACGCTCAGGACTTCTGCCTGAAAGCCCAGGGCGTGCAGGACGGCGACCTGCGGGTGCTGCTCGGCGGCACGCCGCTGGCCGCCGAACAGATCCGCCGCGACGGCCAGAGCCTGTTCCTGCACATCGAGGCGCAGCAGGCCAAGAGCGCGCCGCTGTGGCTGGAACAGGGCGAGCAGGCGAGCAATCCGGTGTGGTTGTCACTCAACCGCAGCCAGGTGCTGGCCGCCGGCCCCGATGAAGTGGCGAAGAACATGGACGGCCTGACCACCTACGTCGACCTGATCAGCCTGCTGATCGAGGAAAGCCACGACGGCCTCGAGGAGTCCCGGCGCCTGGCCGAGCGCTACGGTGCCCAGGTGGTTGGCGCGATTCCGCCGCTGAACATCTACCAGCTGCGCATCCCGGCGAAGAACCTGGTCGAGCGCGACGCGCTGATCCTGCGCCTGGGCAGCGAGGTCAGCGTCGACGCGGTGATCGTCGAGGAGTCGGCACCGGAGAAAGGTGAGGAAAGCGAGCGCGACAAGGTGCCGAGCAAGCCGAGCGAAGACGAGTGGGCGGCCAACCGCTTCATCGACGCAGTGAATTTCTACCAGCGGCGTATCCCGGCCAAGCAGTCGCCGATCGAGACCAAGCCGGTGCGCATCGGCGTGATCGAGCGCAACGTCGACTTCGACGCCCCCGACTTCGCCGACTACCTCGGCGCCTGCAACGGCGAACAACGCACCTGCCTCTACGCCCGCGATTCGGACAAGCCGGACAACCACGGCAGCACCGTCGCCGGCATCCTCGCCGCGCGCTGGGGCAAGGGCGGCAACACCGGTTTCCTGCGCGGCCTGGACAAGGCCGGGCCGGGCTTCGAGGTGATCGTCGAGCGCAACTCCGACGCTGGTATCACCGCCAACATCGCCGCCTCGGTGAACCTGGTCGAGGACGGCGTGCGGGTGCTCAACTGGAGCTGGGGCATCCACCGCGTCGGCGCCAAGAACATCGAGGGCGACGAGGTCGACTCGCTGGTGCGTTCGGGCATCGCCATGAGCGGCTACGAGGAGCTGCTCGAGGAATTCTTCCTCTGGCTGCGCCGCGAGCACCCGGACGTGGTGGTGGTGAATTCCGCCGGCAATGGTTCGTCGTTTTCCGGCAGCGACGAGTACCGCCTGCCCTCCTCGTTCATCACCGATCAGCTGTTCGTCGTCGGCGGCCACCAGCGCAGCCAGGAAGCCGGCGTCGGCATCGACGACCCGGACTACGTGATCAAACGCAGCTCGTCGAACATCGACATGCGCGTCGACATCACCGCCTCGGCCTGCGCCCGCGCCTCGACGCTCGAGGAGGACGAGGAAGGCGAAAGCCACTGCGGCACGTCGTACGCCACGCCGATGGTCACTGGCGTGATCGCGGCGATGCTGTCGATCAACCCGCGCCTGCAACCGGACCAACTGCGCATGCTGCTGCGGCGCAGCGCGATGACCATCGGCGGCGACTACGATTTCGAGCCGATGGACGCCGAAGATCTCACCGCGCCGATCCTGCCGTCGGAGCGCAACTACGAGCTGAACAACAAGGACGTCGGCCGCTCGGCACGCCTGGACATGCAGAAGGCCATCGACCTGGCCGTGCAGAGCCGCGACCGGGTGCGCTAG